gacagctttatccaaatctggaccgatctggcccaaattaaagggggatatcgaagggtctaacacaactcactatcccaaatttcagcaaaatcggatatttaatgtggattttatgggcctaagaccctaaatcgactgaacgaagatatagtccgatatagcccatcttcgaacttaacctgcttatggacaaaaacaaacagtgtgcaaagtttcaactcaatattttttttaagactgtagcgtgacttcaacagacagacggacggacatggcttgatcgtctaAGACTTTTAcgcggatcaagaatatatatactttatagggtcggaaatggatacttcgatgtgttgcaaatggaatgacaaaatgaaaatacccccatccttcggtggtgggtataataagagaGAAGAGTTTTGGGAAGAAAATGAGAAAAACGTTAGCGGTCACACACCTACCCTGCACAAACTGATACTATccttttattgctgttgttgcccACGCTATTTGTGAAAGAAGCTCATGTGTTCTGCGTTTTATGACATGGTAAAAGAGGTCTTCAATATTGAAAACAATACACAGCACACATGCGTCATAACCATTAATTGGGTATACATCACTTATGCGGCATTTCTttgtttaaaatacctttgcacTGTTGTTGTTCTGTTTTACAGGATAgatggattgttgttgttgtgttataAGGCAAAATAGGTAGGAAGGGTAGGTAGTCCAAAAAAAGATTTAAGGAAGTTTCTTGAATGAAATATTGTCCAGTAGGCAAATGGAGTTCAATAGAGTGTCTCTCATGGGTAgatcaaaaaaaatgttgacacagCCAGGTTTTAGGATGTTCTTGATTGtgatgtgtgtctcagtggctgTTTACATTCGATAGGAATTATTCTTAAAATATCGATATAAGTAAAAATGACCTACAAAGCCAGTAGGCACAACAGTGGGGGCATTAGCAgagcaataaaattgaaattcatttcagcatttttttcaatatttcggcagatttttgtatttaaaacattTGTATTTCGTTAGTTGAAATAACAGAACGAAATGTTTGCTAGAAAAGCAGCACTATGTTGGTTCAGTGATAAAAGGgaataaatgggccttatgtGAGATCGgcccttttcgacatccgtgccaaatatgttccagAGATgtttatatatggatatagctgccgatttttcgatttaaagtctaaagCTAACTacacgatttcgccgaaaactGCCACAGTGATTTGCCCTGGAAGCCTCGACTTCCATATCGGTCTGTGGCCTAGGTTGGAATGTTttttaatgtagctgccatactaatctcccaatttaaggtctaaCGCTCAAAGAcgacgcatttgttgtccgatttcgctgaaatttgtgccATCCGTGCTAGAAAaattcagattggtctatatttggatatagtgtcACGTGTGTTTACCCATCTCCCGAAGTAAGGTGTATGGCCCATAAAATCCttttttattatccgaattcgatTTGATGCTGTGAGATGTGATAAACCCTACGACGTCATTAAAGTGGGGTGTGGTTCTGATCAGACCatttttgtatatagctgccatatacacagatctcccgatttaaggttttgcaccCATTAATtgcttatttattacctgattttggtGAGTTCTTTGAATTGaattcgacattactggtgaatttcatacaaatcggctcagatttaaataaagctgtcaaaaattttgtacaacgttttccccgacgactaccacattatctgagaagtatgctcgaaatcggttcagaataagatatagctcccatatatatgttcgtcaaattttaggtaatttacaataatgttgttatttgtgaaccgtagttataacAGTTTGAGCATacttgctcaaaatttgatacggattgtttaataacccttcCGAAAACATCCGCGAATTCCATCaacattggttcagaattggatatagctcccacattgtacttttatggtaggtgtagggtattatacagtcggcaccgcccgacttttgcccttccttactggtttatttactatttattaattttttgcccGGCCGAGCTAAAGCTTTTTttctataaagttttttttttaacttttcattttattttcagttttttttttattttaaattttgcgcCTTAATTCTCATTTAATAAGTATTTTTAATATCTTGCAATACAATATGCCGTTTTCCGATCAATGCAAATatatttcattaatattttattaGTCGCCAAAATTGGTATCTCCCTTCTTCAGATTATAAACAAATCACATTTACCTCACCAGGAAATTTTAATTAGGCAAAACAGCGATAATTCATTGCTTCACAAAaaccaattcttttttttattacttcaaGAGACATTGCGTTTTTCATTCATATCTTTCAATTTCCTTGATTAATTTCAACATTTACTGGTGCCACTCATTCTCTTGCGAATCCAATCCAAATAGTAGAGGGGACTAGCATGCACATCTGGGTATCCAATAGCACATGGGTAACCCCAATTGACCAAACCCACCAAAAACCCATTGCTTACCAGCGGACCACCGGAATCACCATGACAAGCGCCCTCTCCCGTCTTGGTGAAAGTACACATATGGCCCACATCCAAACTGGGATCGTAGTCCATATCCTGCTTGCATTTTTCATGTGGCACATATTTTAAGAGCACCTTTTTCAAACGATCTGGTGAATCGCCCCAGGCCTCCTCCGAGCCCCATCCGGTCAACAATACATCATCACCCTCAGTCATAGGCTTTGTGGGTAAGGCTACACTTTGGGTCTTCTCATTCATGATAATGCTAGAGTTCAGATGCAGAAGGGCTATGTCATTGTGCATGCCCGGATTATCGTAATTGCAGTGGGCATAAACTCTATCCACATAATAGAAAACACCAGGCACTTCAAGATTCTGACTGCCTGTCATGACCAGAATATCATCGGCATCCTTGTAGGCCACACAATGGGCTGCCGTCAGCACCCAGTCTTTGTCAATAATAGCACCGCCACAGAAATGGCCCCAAAAGCCTTGCAAAGACACTTGATAGGGAGCCAAGCCCTCTTCGGCTGTGGAACCACCAACTACACGAACATCCTGCTTTACTTTGCCGCTAAAAGGCCGAATGCGCTTTGCCTTGGTCGTTGAGATGGCCACCAACGCCAACAGCAACAAGGGAAGTACACCCTTGCGAAGGAACTGCATGTCTAGAATAGCTTGTTACAATTGTATCAACCACGGGTAAGTCTCAATCGTTTTAAGTGGTTCGAAgaggtttttttttgatttatttgcgAAACCATTGCGATAAAAAATTCCATGGCAAAGATTTGATAAAAGATAGCAATGAATTTGACCATTGGCGTACATAAAATAAACCAATTAGTTGGACGCTTAATTGGCCCATAACATTTATGAGTTTTAGTTTAGTTAGTTGGTGCTTTTGATAtcgattggtaaaaaaaatcattcctaaGCAACCTCTgctgttttaaaaataattagaaatGGTTTCTTGctgatagaaaatatttttattagaatttaTATTTTATGAACTGAAATGAAATGCATGACTGACAAATCAGAGATAAGCGGACACAAACGCTGAATATAGAGTTTTCGTATTTTTTAGAAATGCAGAAATGGCATCattctttgagaaaatttcgaaaaaattttgtgatttgaaaatttttagttgaaattttacatttgaagaaaattttattaaaaattttttgctgaaatttgcgacagtgagttgttttaggcccttcgacattctttatcaatttggcccagataggtcaagatttggatatagctgccatatagaccgatctgccgatttagcgtattaggcccataaaagccacatttattatccgattttgctgaaatttggtacagtgagttatgttatgcgCCTCGCCATCCTTCATCAATTGGACCctgattggtttagatttagatatagctgccatatagcccgatctctcggtttaaggttttgggcccataaaaggcgcatttattgtccgatttcgccgtaatttgggacggtgagttgtgttagattcttcgacatttatctgcaacttggtccaaatcgatccagatttggatatagcagccatatagaccgatatcttattgacatttgtcttaaatcttctgatatcaaagtgggtgggaaaaacattagccggaagtcgattgcACATGCGAACGggtcgggcgaaataagaattctctctgattggtccagacttggatatagccgatatctcgattttaagtcttggccaaataaaaggcgcatttataatctgatttcattcaaatttgacacagtgacgtatattaggcttttcgacatccgtgtcgtatatggttaagatcggtttatttttagatattaagatcaaaaatcaaaaactaaggaagtagtgcttattgacatttgtcttaaatctttggatatcaaagtgggtgggaaaaacattagccggaagtcgattccacatgctaacggttcgggcgaaataagaattctctctcttattgcaaaagtctgcaaatatggccctaaaaactaaaaactaaaaatatcgaGCTCGACtgccttgaagacccaaattgtcttggtgagcaaatgcgtcctgtttgggggttgttatgggtatcagatacgtggtctactcccgaatacctttcatttgagctccatatttctttagtcggcaaacatgtccggtttgggggatgttttgggagtttatttgagccccacattgcaatggccagcaaatacgtcctatatgggtagtGTTATGGGGGTAAGGTGGCCCCATggaaactttttcccgaatattgatatcagattcgtgctttaatcccaaagacctttcatttgagtcccataaagctacggtcgtaaatttgtcctctttgggggatctTTTTggcgagaggcggcccccaaacactgggtcctacatttggatattagattcgtattcctacgttcgaataccttttatttaagccccatattgccatggtgagtaaataagtcctgtttggggtgtgttttggggcaggggtggacccccagaaacttggtcccacatttggataccagattctattcgcaaatacctttcatttgagtcccatattgccatggtcggtaaatatgtccaatttaggggtgttttgggggttagggtggtcctccaaacacttgatccgacaattgaatatcagatacattttctaatcttaaatacctttcatttgagttccatattgtggtgattggtctatgtatatatatgataggttttgggggtggggcggcccccttaagtaccccatccgaaatttggataccaaatgttTGTTACTATAAGGtgactataagagagcacacacaatttcgcttaaatcgcaccacccatctccgagatctggcgtatcTGAAAAgtagtgtaagggggagggtccgcctcccttcagatatcaaaaaatttagtaccctattttaaccacgaaatcattatgcaccgtctgctaaaattgcaagaaaatcggttcagccgtttttgagtctataaggaacacacacacaaatcgatttttatatgtaagattaAAGTAGTATAATATCTtgttatttaatatttaattgttaaaaaaaaaaacaataattttttgtttattctctGAAAAGTGATTTTAGATTCCCGATAAGATTTGCTTAACTGTATTCCAAAGATTCCTAATGTATTAGATTTTTAACGCCAataaattcgataaaaaatatttttaagtttaaGATAAAAGATTTTTATCGCCAGACATCAGGTACCTATAAAGATATCCTTATCGACAGAAGGTTTGTATACATCCCATTGCAATGGCATAATAACCATaccaatgtgaaatttcaacgaCTATGGTCAACAGCAAAGCAAACCTGCTATTAATACTGCTGACTATTACCCAAGCACCAAGCAAAAGTCACAGTTCTTCTAACCGCATAATAGGTGGACAAGTGGCTGAAGATGGTTTGGCACCCTACCAGATTTCCCTACAAACTCTGCCAGGATCACATCTTTGTGGAGGAGCCATACTAAACAGCGAATGGATTGTTACAGCCGCTCATTGTGTTGCCGGTTGGCCGCCACACATTCTACAAATAGCTGTGGGCTCCAACCAGTACAAAGAACCTTTGACAGTCTATTATTTGGATCGTATACATCTGCATTGTAACTATGACAACCCGAAATATCACAATGACATAGCAGTTCTACATGTGAACTCCTCCATTCAATGGAATGAAAAAGTACAACCCATAGCCTTGCCCCAGACTATGTTGAATACCTCAGATGCTCTACTATTCACAGGCTGGGGCCTGATTTCTTTGTGGGATCCCAATCCGGAAagattacaaaaattaaatatgttTCAAGTTTTGAAGAAGGAATGTGCTGAAATGTTGCAAGAGTTCGATGATGTTGCAGTAGATGTGGGACATGTGTGCGCCTATGTAAAACGTGATCATGGTGCCTGTCATGGCGACAATGGAGGTCCTTTGGTGCACCAACACACCCTGGTGGGTATACATGCTTGGAGTTATCCCTGCGCCGATGGTTTTCCCGATATCTTTGTTAACGTTTGGTATTATCGCGAATGGTTGCGTCAGGCCATGCGTGGCAATTTCCGCTgtaaaagtgtaaaattttcctCAACCGCATGATGGCCGCCGATGACAATCCCCTTTGTGTATTGGAAACTAATTTTATGtgttattaaaattaattaacttttttgagtgttttctttatttctgaATTTCAGTTGCTTTTCCTTAGCCTCTTCAAAATTTGTTTGGGCATTGAGCCAAATATCGAGCTAGTCATAGATGCTTTCAAAATGGCACCACCAACCGCACCCCCGTGATTGTTGATCCATTTTTTTGATGAATCAGCTGTCTGTCACTTTGGCTTCCATGTGCGTGCCTCGAACTACCTCTGTGggcatgtgtgtatgtgtgtgtatgccaAGAATACTTttccttttcaattttttaCTTTGCCCCTCAGGTGTTCGATGTCAGGTGGGTGGGTCATGTTAAGGGGTTTTTGTGGGGCTTCGGGGGGTGCTT
This Stomoxys calcitrans chromosome 2, idStoCalc2.1, whole genome shotgun sequence DNA region includes the following protein-coding sequences:
- the LOC106082206 gene encoding chymotrypsin-1; translated protein: MQFLRKGVLPLLLLALVAISTTKAKRIRPFSGKVKQDVRVVGGSTAEEGLAPYQVSLQGFWGHFCGGAIIDKDWVLTAAHCVAYKDADDILVMTGSQNLEVPGVFYYVDRVYAHCNYDNPGMHNDIALLHLNSSIIMNEKTQSVALPTKPMTEGDDVLLTGWGSEEAWGDSPDRLKKVLLKYVPHEKCKQDMDYDPSLDVGHMCTFTKTGEGACHGDSGGPLVSNGFLVGLVNWGYPCAIGYPDVHASPLYYLDWIRKRMSGTSKC
- the LOC106082199 gene encoding chymotrypsin-2; its protein translation is MVNSKANLLLILLTITQAPSKSHSSSNRIIGGQVAEDGLAPYQISLQTLPGSHLCGGAILNSEWIVTAAHCVAGWPPHILQIAVGSNQYKEPLTVYYLDRIHLHCNYDNPKYHNDIAVLHVNSSIQWNEKVQPIALPQTMLNTSDALLFTGWGLISLWDPNPERLQKLNMFQVLKKECAEMLQEFDDVAVDVGHVCAYVKRDHGACHGDNGGPLVHQHTLVGIHAWSYPCADGFPDIFVNVWYYREWLRQAMRGNFRCKSVKFSSTA